From Microcystis aeruginosa NIES-2549, a single genomic window includes:
- a CDS encoding lipid-A-disaccharide synthase, whose protein sequence is MFDSPVDLLILSNGPGEISTWVRPVVKRLRQNLTEDRSRLRISVILSPCTHSMGAETEVVRKYPEVDRVQSPENFFNFLFWGKTADNWDWHSKGIVLFLGGDQFFALTIGKRLGYRTIIYAEWEARWYRGIDRFAVMNTSVLNNIPQQYQHKFTVIGDLMVDLPNAITPDDATLIALLPGSKPSKLAQGVPLTLAIAENIHAQNPRTKFLIPVAPTLNLAYLAKFADPSYNPMITKTGWSAAKLKNGEKPYLETAKGVKVDLITDFPAHNQLSRCHLALTTVGANTAELGALAIPMIILLPTQQLDAMRTWDGLPGLLAQLPGVGSLFAKIINLYMLRKKRLYAWPNIWAGAEIVPELLGELQPEEVANMAISWLENPEQLEAIRQKLRAVRGQPGAVDKLVSIIAEQLSSF, encoded by the coding sequence TCGGTGATCCTTTCCCCTTGTACTCATTCTATGGGGGCGGAAACGGAAGTAGTTAGGAAATATCCAGAGGTCGATCGAGTCCAGTCGCCAGAAAACTTCTTTAATTTTCTTTTCTGGGGAAAAACCGCCGATAATTGGGATTGGCACTCCAAGGGCATCGTTTTATTTTTAGGGGGCGATCAATTTTTTGCCCTCACCATCGGTAAACGTTTGGGTTATCGCACGATTATCTATGCGGAATGGGAAGCGCGTTGGTATCGGGGGATCGATCGCTTTGCCGTAATGAATACAAGTGTATTAAATAATATTCCCCAACAATATCAGCATAAATTTACTGTTATCGGCGATTTAATGGTGGATTTGCCCAATGCTATCACCCCGGATGATGCTACCTTAATTGCACTTCTCCCGGGTTCTAAACCCTCGAAATTAGCCCAGGGTGTACCCCTAACCCTAGCCATTGCCGAAAACATACACGCGCAGAATCCCCGGACTAAATTTTTAATTCCCGTCGCTCCTACCCTAAATTTAGCTTATTTGGCGAAATTTGCCGATCCTAGCTATAATCCGATGATCACTAAAACCGGTTGGAGTGCTGCTAAATTAAAAAACGGTGAAAAACCCTATCTAGAAACAGCTAAGGGGGTAAAAGTTGACCTAATTACCGATTTTCCCGCCCATAACCAGCTTTCTCGCTGTCATTTAGCTTTAACGACGGTGGGTGCTAATACTGCCGAATTAGGGGCGCTGGCAATCCCGATGATTATTTTACTACCGACTCAGCAACTAGACGCGATGCGAACTTGGGACGGTTTACCCGGTTTATTAGCTCAACTGCCAGGGGTGGGTTCTTTATTTGCTAAGATAATTAATCTCTATATGTTGCGGAAAAAGCGTTTATATGCTTGGCCAAATATTTGGGCTGGTGCCGAAATTGTTCCGGAATTATTAGGGGAATTACAACCAGAGGAAGTAGCAAATATGGCTATATCTTGGTTAGAAAATCCCGAACAATTAGAGGCTATCCGGCAAAAATTGCGGGCAGTGCGCGGGCAACCAGGAGCAGTGGATAAGTTAGTATCTATTATTGCCGAACAACTGTCTAGTTTCTAA